A single window of Balaenoptera acutorostrata chromosome X, mBalAcu1.1, whole genome shotgun sequence DNA harbors:
- the LOC103008578 gene encoding heterogeneous nuclear ribonucleoprotein D-like, whose product MFIGGIPRDTSKQALLEYLTQFGEMIDFTIKTFPDSGVSRGFGFVLFKDGAAVEKVLQVKEHKLDGKTITLKRAKAVEVEPPPRRVFVGGLNPQTSEEKIREYFGAFGVIENIDLPVSPGTNKRRAFCFITYTDGKPVKKLLEARYHQIDSGWCETKIAHSKEYLKPQLRRRRRNVPSARPGNSRGGISSQANPSACGANPSAFGANPSACGANPSAFGANPNAFGADPSACGANPSACGADPSACGADPSAFGADPSACGANPSAFGADPSACGADPSACGADPSACGADPNAFGADPSACGANPNAFGADPNVCGAVGGGGGRSLSTVFMPVPFSACYEGFNFCDQMYGNFYIAYNNQPIFNTYGGHYFVGHSYGIHGYGTAFTH is encoded by the coding sequence ATGTTCATCGGGGGAATACCCCGCGATACCAGTAAGCAAGCTCTTCTTGAATACTTGACCCAATTTGGCGAGATGATAGATTTTACTATTAAAACCTTTCCAGACAGTGGTGTTTCCAGGGGGTTTGgatttgtgctttttaaagaTGGTGCCGCCGTTGAAAAGGTGCTCCAAGTCAAAGAGCACAAACTGGATGGCAAAACAATCACTCTTAAAAGAGCTAAAGCCGTAGAAGTTGAACCTCCGCCAAGAAGAGTTTTTGTCGGGGGGTTGAATCCTCAAACGTCTGAAGAAAAAATCAGAGAGTATTTTGGGGCATTTGGTGTGATTGAGAATATTGATCTTCCAGTGTCTCCAGGAACAAACAAAAGACGAGCTTTCTGTTTTATCACATATACTGATGGAAAACCAGTGAAAAAGCTGTTAGAAGCCAGGTACCATCAGATTGACTCTGGGTGGTGTGAAACAAAAATTGCACACTCgaaagaatatttgaagccacaactcagaagaagaagaagaaatgttcCATCTGCCAGGCCAGGCAACAGCCGGGGAGGAATAAGCTCCCAGGCAAACCCAAGTGCTTGCGGGGCAAACCCAAGTGCTTTTGGGGCAAACCCAAGTGCTTGCGGGGCAAACCCAAGTGCTTTCGGGGCAAACCCAAATGCTTTTGGCGCAGACCCAAGTGCTTGCGGGGCAAACCCAAGTGCTTGCGGAGCAGACCCAAGTGCTTGCGGGGCAGACCCAAGTGCTTTTGGCGCAGACCCAAGTGCTTGCGGGGCAAACCCAAGTGCTTTTGGCGCAGACCCAAGTGCTTGCGGAGCAGACCCAAGTGCTTGCGGGGCAGACCCAAGTGCTTGCGGGGCAGACCCAAATGCTTTTGGCGCAGACCCAAGTGCTTGCGGAGCAAACCCAAATGCTTTTGGCGCAGACCCAAATGTTTGCGGGGCGGTTGGAGGCGGCGGTGGCAGAAGCCTTTCTACTGTTTTTATGCCTGTTCCCTTCTCAGCCTGTTATGAAGGGTTTAATTTTTGTGATCAAATGTATGGCAATTTCTATATTGCCTACAATAATCAGCCAATTTTTAATACCTATGGTGGACATTATTTTGTTGGCCATAGCTATGGGATCCATGGGTATGGAACTGCATTTACTCATTAA